Proteins from a single region of Pseudomonas sp. 10S4:
- a CDS encoding response regulator codes for MSSNASIILVVEDDAIVRMLIVDVLEELEFKVLEADGSEKALEFLNDEDQYIDLMMTDVGLPVMDGRELATQARMLRPELPILFASGYAESIDVPADMFVIGKPFSIDQLREKVSGILSAR; via the coding sequence ATGTCCTCCAACGCGTCCATCATTCTTGTCGTCGAAGACGATGCCATCGTTCGCATGCTGATCGTCGATGTGTTGGAGGAACTGGAATTCAAGGTGCTTGAAGCGGATGGCAGCGAAAAGGCCCTGGAGTTTCTCAATGACGAAGACCAGTACATTGACCTGATGATGACGGATGTCGGCTTGCCGGTGATGGATGGTCGCGAGCTGGCCACCCAAGCGCGAATGCTGCGCCCCGAGCTGCCAATCCTGTTTGCCAGCGGTTATGCCGAAAGCATCGATGTGCCAGCGGACATGTTTGTCATTGGCAAACCGTTCTCCATTGACCAGTTACGCGAAAAAGTATCTGGAATACTATCCGCCCGCTGA